A genomic stretch from Desulfotignum balticum DSM 7044 includes:
- a CDS encoding FadR/GntR family transcriptional regulator — protein MQKSRTQIKSESAPEKIIKQIVKDIESGKLKPGDKLPNHQEMANYYGVGRSSIREAINVLIVMDLIVAMQGKGTFVKERTVKTEPVESGIYNIFKSASIYNLWEIREVLECYSVRKAAEVISEEQIVLLKEACERLAESYKKDHLYHLKEDNNFHMVIAQAAKNPELGEIIKEIHSIVNKKMSIILKTSSTGNIKKAINTSKNIVGFIISGDGSSAEREMREHLGIAKEAFIKSLLDEI, from the coding sequence ATGCAAAAGAGCCGTACCCAAATTAAAAGTGAATCCGCCCCTGAAAAAATCATTAAGCAAATCGTTAAAGATATTGAGTCTGGTAAATTAAAACCAGGGGATAAATTACCTAACCACCAGGAGATGGCTAATTATTATGGTGTCGGACGGTCCTCAATTAGAGAAGCGATCAACGTCTTAATAGTTATGGATCTTATCGTAGCTATGCAGGGCAAAGGTACTTTTGTAAAGGAGAGGACTGTTAAAACTGAACCTGTTGAATCCGGTATATATAATATTTTTAAGTCCGCCAGTATTTACAATCTCTGGGAAATCAGAGAGGTTTTGGAATGCTATTCGGTCAGAAAAGCGGCTGAAGTTATCAGTGAGGAACAGATTGTTTTATTGAAAGAAGCTTGTGAGAGATTGGCAGAAAGCTATAAAAAAGATCATTTGTACCACCTGAAGGAAGACAACAACTTCCATATGGTGATCGCTCAAGCTGCAAAAAATCCCGAACTTGGGGAAATTATAAAAGAGATACATTCAATAGTTAATAAAAAAATGTCAATTATTTTGAAAACTTCCTCAACTGGTAATATTAAGAAAGCGATAAATACATCAAAGAACATCGTTGGATTTATAATTTCAGGGGATGGCTCGAGTGCGGAACGCGAAATGCGAGAGCATCTGGGGATTGCCAAAGAAGCTTTTATTAAGTCGCTTTTAGATGAAATTTAA
- a CDS encoding CPBP family intramembrane glutamic endopeptidase — MTFIAWTLGLTLVCTLIDQNAYTLKADLPGYPPLGGMPAITSPFWDWIDLTLGLALVALCEELVFRGYLHAVFRQMALSPGVIIVMSSTAFGLAHWCLGLPAVLITGLIGAVLMIAYMRTGSLYAMMLAHFFVNFIDFSGVIPKSIFQFF, encoded by the coding sequence ATGACCTTTATAGCCTGGACCCTTGGACTGACCCTGGTCTGCACCCTTATTGATCAGAATGCCTATACCCTTAAAGCCGACCTGCCCGGATACCCTCCTTTAGGTGGCATGCCCGCCATAACTTCACCTTTTTGGGACTGGATCGATCTCACTCTGGGGCTTGCTCTGGTTGCCCTGTGCGAGGAACTGGTGTTCAGGGGGTATCTACATGCCGTTTTCAGGCAAATGGCGCTGTCGCCGGGTGTGATCATTGTCATGTCATCTACAGCCTTTGGGTTGGCCCACTGGTGCCTGGGCCTTCCCGCCGTCCTCATCACCGGTCTTATCGGAGCCGTGCTCATGATCGCCTACATGCGGACTGGTTCTCTATACGCCATGATGCTGGCCCATTTTTTTGTCAACTTCATTGATTTTTCCGGGGTGATTCCCAAATCAATTTTCCAGTTCTTTTGA